From the genome of Triticum aestivum cultivar Chinese Spring chromosome 1A, IWGSC CS RefSeq v2.1, whole genome shotgun sequence:
AGACGGCACGGAGAACACACACACAATAGAGCGAAGTAGCACAAATGACAAATGCAAGGTACAAGTTTCAGCACTGAAAAAGTGATACACACGCACTGAGACGGCACGGAGAACACACACAACAGAGCGAAGTAGCACAAATGACAAATGCAAGGTACATACGTGCATACAGGTTAATTTGGAGAAGTGGTACGCATAATCATATGCACAGAACGGCAGTACATAGCGCTCAGCACCAGGGACGGATGCAGGGGGGGACGAGGGGggctagaccccccccccccccccaacgatgTTGTTTTCGCTTAATAGCGATGAGTTTTTTCGCTAATCACCCGTATGCTTGAGATGTTTCGCCCCCCCTGTCGGCCTGTCCATCTGTGTACGTAGCGTGAAACAGCTCCTCGGGCCAGCCCAGCCCATATGCAGTGTAGTTACTGCAGTAGATTTTGTAGGCCGAGCCCAAAAGAATAAGAAAAGCCCAACGATGGAATACAAAAGGGGGCTAGGTCAGGGactcacgcacgcacgcacgcacgcacatcgTTTCCTGGCTGCTAGATCGATCATCGATGCCTCACGCGGTTATGCCTGGTCGTCTGCCACCTGATCCATCGATGTACAGTTTCCAATCTAGTAACTCTGGATTTGCAGCGAGGGAGATCCAGCTTGCGGCCGCACAGCCGACCGGCCGGCCGTATGGCGAACGTCAGGGGCGACGAGGCAAGAGAAATCGTTAGGTTAGTCACTTTTCTCAATTTTTACTTGCTCCATCTGTCCATGGTTTATGTTGGAAAACTACATTAATTTGTGCCTTTAGCATCAGGGGCCTTTTTACATTGTCTATCTTCTGTACCAGAAGTATTTAGTTCATACATGGGAATTGCAATCTCATTTGATTTGCGGAAACTTTTGATTAAAATTGAATACCTCATAGCTGACACCATTTTTTTTATAGCCCAGTAAAATTTAGTTCATCAGCCTAGGCTAGTTTCGCTGCATGATTTTTTTACCAGTCCCTACAGTAGAGGCAAAAGCTCGCCCCCCCTATGTTAAAATCCTGGCTCCGTCCCTGCTCAGCACAACAGTAGTAGCTGGTCTAGTAACTGAACCGGCATGCATGGTGGTTATTCATGGCGCAGAGATCCTGCTTGCACCGATGCGCCAGCAGCTCATCCATGAACAGCTAGAGCAACTGGAACAGAGATGCCTGGGATCGATATATTTGGACGAGTCCGAACTGGTTAATTACTGAAACTGAAACTAAGCGACGAGGACGAAGATGGCGTAGATGATGCCCGGGATGTAGCCCAGCACGGTGAGCAGCAGGCATATCCAGAACTCCACCTGCACACGGATAGCGAATCACTGATCGACATGGCAGCTCGAGACTGAGATGGATTAGCTAGCTACTAGTAACAGAGGAAGGTCTGGGAGCTTACGCCGATGCCGTAGCGGAGGAAGACGCCGACAGGCGGCAGCAGTATGGCCAGCAGGATCTCCACGAACGTCTCCGAGCCCATCGCAATCAAATTCCTCTTCTCGCAGAGCTTTCTTCTCCGATGAGACGATGTGGTCGATGGTGCTAGCTAGCTTGCCGTGAGAGTGAGCAAGCAGAGCAGGGCTAGGGAGGTGCGGCGCTAGAGCTGATCAGCTCGACCGGCTAGAACCTAGAAGAATTGGACGGGGGCGGACGTGGCGGCGCCGAGCTCCCGTGCCGCGACACCTCGCGCACACTTCATGTTCATGCATGCTTTGCTCGGTGGACATCTGTCGAGCTTGGTTGAGAATCTGGCATGATCACGCGTCAGCACGATTAGGCATTCGTAATAACAAATTCAGATTGGCACTCCTAACGGGGACTGCTTACCGAACAGGCAATTTCTTCTCTGTCCCATTCGTAATAACAAATCAAGCTCATGCATGCATGTTCATAGCACATATTAAGATAATTTctaaaaatttcagatcaaaattCGGAACATACATCGAGAAACGAAAAAGAAAAATTTTCAGAAGTTATCTTAACATGTGCTGTGAATATGCATGATTAATTTTAGATTTTTTCGTAatgtttaaatttaaatttgaTCCGCATGTCATTCTGTATGTCACCGTAGCGCATGTCACCTGATCCCAGTGCGTGCAGGTCGGTCTCGCGACTCGCGGGCTGGTCAGCCGGTGGGTTCTCTGGAATTAACAAGCGAATGCATGCCGTGAGCTCGAGTACTACTACCGGGTGGTACTCATACGTTCCTTCTTTCTTTATGTAAGTCGATCGGTACGTAAGTCAATTCCGTTACTGTTACTACACTTGTTTGTCAACTCTGCTATCCCGGCCGTTTCAGATTACTAGCACTCCCATTCGGGTATTAGAAATAATAAGGTATGCATCAAGGGGGATCCCTCGCGCTAGACACGTCATTCCAGGTACGACAAAAAAAACGCGGTAGCGattgggtgtgtgtgagagagaggactCCTCCCACGCCCTGTGCGCCCAATCCTCTCGTCCCTcacgaaccctagccgcctccatgcccctcctcctcctcttgtccctcacgaaccctagcctcctcctcctcctcctcctcctccatcctcccgcgccagtcacccccccccccctctcccgcaTCTTGTCTACCCCGGGGATCCGAGGTGTGCGGGCGCGGAGGCATGCTTCCCCGGCGGCAGCAGCAACCTACAAGcaaagggcgacggcggcggcgcttgATTCAATctgcaggagagagagagaagatgagaaggagaagaaggaaggaaaggagggagaaagagagaggaaatAGGAGAGGGAGGCAGCGTCGATTGGGAGAGGGTCAGTGCGGTGGTGCGGCGTGCGGTGGCCTCAGCGGGTGGGCGACGCGACGCAGCTCCTGTGCCTTAACCCTCTCCTTCCCGGCACAGCAGGAGTAGGAGCAAGGATGCCAATGTAATTCAGGTTTgcctccacctcccccccccccccccccccccccccccccaccccacccctctcCACGTCTCTGAGTTAGTTTAGTTCTCACATACCTTTTCTTGCAAAAAAATGGATGTATGAAATATGAGATCTGGACCTCAGGTTCATTGATTTTGGACCCAAGTTTTGTTGAGAGAGCCGCTAGTGGTTTCTTTGGTCGGGCACTTCAGGTTACAAATAGCAGGGATGTGCGGCAGATACCTATCACACTAATAATCTTCAAATTGGAAGTTCTGGTCATTGCAGGGTATTATCACCTCATGCCATTGTCTAATGTACTCTTACAGTAAAGATTTCACTTCTAATGCCCTTTGTGTAGAGCTACTTTTCTGTCGATTTTGATATGTTCCTGTTTAGCACATATGTCATGACACATCTTTTACTACCTCGGGTTGTTAGATTTATTTTGTCTAAAGTATCATGGAATCTTGTCCCTTCTTAATCTAGGTGACTAATGCTCTTTCACACGCTTGTTTCCCTTAAATCTGATATTTGGATTGATTTCACCAAAAGCAATTAATGGGCAGGTTTGTTCAATGTTGAAATCATCTAGAAAATTTAACTCTTTATTTTGCATTTTGTTGTTTCTTAATTAGGCAAACTGTCCTTCAGCAATGGGAGCTTGCACTTAATATGGGATACTCCTAATCCAAATGAGCACACTATTATAGCGAGGACCATCTCAGGATTAGATGACTTCACACAAGTAATCGGCCAGTACAGAGGAATTGTTCCACAAATTCGTTTGGTTCGCTGGTTAGTGTATAGTCAATTTTCTGTAGTACTCAAATAAAACATGCTAACAATCATTTTGTATAGACTAATGAGTTTATTTTAAGGAGCGCCAGGCCATCTTTCTCGTGTCAGCGATCATCTCCCTGTGCCTTCCCATAGTGATGCTTAGCCGCTGTCTATCTATAGTGTTCCAACCAGTGATGATAGCAGGAAGGAAGAGGAGGCAGAAAGGGAGATGGGTAGGGAAAGAACAAAGGATGCTATGTAGTCTCTTTGATGTGATGCCacaattttcttttttcttttgctaTTAAGTAGAGGTTGTGTGCTCTCTTTTGGATCTAATGCCATCATTTTTTTTGCTACCAACCCCGATTTTAAGTTGGTCAGGTGCAAAGGAGGCTAACACAGTATATTGAACAATATGGTCTGGTATTATTGTTAGTTATCACTTATCAATCGATCCAGGATTCAATCTCATTTTCAAATTCAAGTGTTTCATTTGAAGGATGACGCAAATCACACGCAAGGAACATGTTAATATGCATACTATTGGTCTTCCTGAGTCATTTGTGCAACATATATATTACGCCATAGCAATTGAAAGCTGACTGGTGTGCAGGTTGAATTTTGTGTGTTCTAACTTCTAAGTTCTACAACAATCAAGGGCTATTGGTTCTGGAAATTATTCACAAACATGCGGGCTCTGACCTACTTTTGTCCAAATATCTTTCTTTGTAGTGAATTGTGCTGATTCACATTAAGGTGCAGCGAAACTACCTGAAATCATATTATTTTGTCTTCCCATCGGCTACTTTTAAGAGGTAGGTATCCTGGCGTTTTTTCTAAGATGTGCACCCTATTCCTCTGTTTTCACACTACTATTTTTCCATTCTTTAGTTTCAGTGTATATGATAAAATTTTTTTGTCTAAGTTAACTCTTCATTCTTCTCATATGCTCTTCCATATTGGTTACCCTTTAGACACTCAAGTAAATGTTTCACATTTTCTCTGAAGTTTATTTTCTTAGAGAATCATATATCTAGGTCAGATCATGCTATTTACTTATGTATGTTCTCTTTTTTTACTGATTTTTATAAATGTTtgttgcttggagcatcattttttttTTCACTGTTAGTACACGAGGGCTGTATTTATAACTCTCATTTATTTTGAAAGCGAGTATTAGCTTTGAATAGTCATTATCTTTAACTAGAATAATTTCTCATTTCCAATTGTCCAGTCCCTTGCCCCTTGAAGAATATCTGATTCATTATTCCTTTTTGTGAATTATTTATTTTAGGTCCTGAAGAGGATGTTTCTGCACCCCTATTATGCTTACAGAAAAAGGCACCAGAAGGCTATGGATTTTCAAGAATGGGCACTTTCGCTCAATGGTCTTCCGATGCAACACTGTATGTGTCGTCAAATTTTGGCTTTTGGCTGCTCGTGTAGTGTCTTCCTAAATTAATAGACCAGTCAGATGCATTGTGGCCATTTTTGCTTTGGTTCAATAAGTGAAGAAACCTATAGGAACATATATTCTGTGTTTTGTGATCCACCTTGTAAGACTGCCGCCTCTCTATTAATATAGACCTATGACCTTACTTTGCTTGCTCTGCTTTATGAGCGAATGCTCTCCTGCTGCAGTTTCTATATATTCTTTTTTTCAACAATTGATGTTTATTTGGATTGCATACACGTTCACAAGTGCATCAGCAGGATTAGTGCGCAGAGTACCCCAGAATGGACAGGTGTTCTCCTAAAGTACTCATGCTCTTTGGTCAGGTGCTCTAGAGATTTCTAATAGTAGATCTTATGTGCATGGTGAATTCAACAAGTATGTACTCTTCCTTCTCCATATTTGTGCCTACCACTTATGAGTATCATGAGCATTGCCAGGCCAGTGTATCATATCTTGTGAAGCTGGACTTTCTGCTTTCCAGTTGGCCTACTGATGTGCAAATTGAGATTTTTTAGCTCTCAAAAAGATTGTGTAAAATTTTTTTGAATCTGAAAATTTTGGGTTGCGAAGGCTGGGCAGGGTGTCTCAATTATCGAAAACAAGAAAGTCTGCTGCTAAATAGGTTATATTTGTTTTCTGTAGCCAGCATATGAAAAAAATGTACACTTAAGAACTGAGTATTATTCTTATGGATTGTCATATTGTTATTCATGATCTCCTATAGTATGATTAGACCAATATAAAGTGTGGCTTCTATTTTTAACAGACCCTCATATTGAACTGTTGTCCAGTGTTTATATTGGTTAGTGTTAATACCTTCCTGATGGTTAGGTGGATATTTGATCAAAGCAGGAACTTTAATGTGCATAGACGGCCTATGAACTCAGAGGAACGTCTCACCTAAAAGTTGGACTGTTTTCTCATTTTACAGGATTGTGTAAATTTTCTGAATGATGCAAGTTTCACCATCCAGTTGATCGGTCTGCACCTGATTCCATTGCAAAGTGGGAGCTTTCTCAGCAACCTGTGATGCTTACTCTTGCTGGCCTTCCAAGCAGAAAGGTAACATCCAGAAATAATCGTACTAGCATGTTGATAATTCAGGACTATAAATGTATTTGTGGTTCTTTGTTGCTAAAACATTCCCTTCCGAGGTCGGGTTGGTGAATCAGCCGTTGTCTTGTAGTAAGACGTTGGCAGTAGTCCGTTCACCATAAGGATCTCTCAATTGCTGAAAACTAACTAAATATCACTATGAGCTTTTACGGTGAGGAATGATGAATGTTACCATGCTGGGATGCCTCTCACTACTGAATCATAATTTCATGAAATGTTGTTGTCGAATGCAAATACTCGGTGTGTCCTACAGTCCACTTTGCATACCTTTTGTCTTTGCTTTCTTGCAGAGTTATTCGTTAGACGGTGTCATCGATTATAACTTCACATCGTCAATGTTCATCTTGTTTTTCAAGCACACATGGAAGTTGCTGCAAGACACATCACTGGGGCGGATGCGAAGGCCGTCAAGGGCAGAGCAGAGCGAGACCGGGCGCGGCGGCCGGGTGCGGTCTGCATAATTGGTGGCCGGTGGTGGTGCGCGACCTGCGCGAGTTAGAGGCGAGGTGACGGCGTTGACCAGGACGCGTCGCAGATCCTCATCGTGCTTCCGCGAGAGGAGCTCGTCGAGGGTCCCCTCTTCCCCACGGATCAGCGACGGAGGTGCTTGTGCCTTTCATATTCCATTCCAATGCTAGAAACATATATCTTTTCATCTGATGGAGTTTTGTTCTAATGTAATTCCATGGTCATATATGGAGGACTGGATTTGAAAGGAAAAAATTGCAAGGAGTTTTTTTTAGGATGTTCCTGAGGCATTAAAGAACTGGCAGTCTCATCGTATGAAGGTATGTATCTATTTGGTCAAACTCCCCTGAAATGTGATTAGGCTTTTGAGGCATAAAACCGGATTGTCACTGGATGTGTTTATTGTTCATACTTCATAAAATAAGTGATTTAGATCAGAGAGTTGAATCCTGAGCTAGATTATCAAGAACAATACCCATAACAGAACTCTGTAAATCATTTGCAAAAATACGTGTACTTCTGCAACGTGCCCAACCATTGAGATAGTCATCAAACATTCAGTTGCTCTACGGTTTATCTGTTCAACTTCCATATGGAGGGCTGATGCACTTAAGCAACATTGATTTGAATAAAGCAGACCGATGCTACGAACTGCTCAGTCCTTCGCCATACTGAGAAATCAAATTGTTTTTCTTGGCTGGTAGGTTGTCAAAAGTCGTAAATCAGTTCTCCCCTGCATCCGCGAAGTGGCAGAAGAGGATTGCGATGGCTGTGCCCCGCGCCGCCTCCATCCCTGCACCATCTTCGTCACATGCAGCGGCCGACTTATCTCCGCACAACGTGAGTGGCTCATTAAGGAGATTGAAGCTGAGGATGACGAGGCACAGAAGCAGCACGATGGCGATGCAAAAAAGTCACGTCGGTGGCTGGGTCATCGACCTTGATTCGAACGGAATTAGTGaacttttttatttggtttttataaTGCTCGGTGTCTCACTTTTTGCGTCCACTTTGGTAAATTGTGTTGAATGACAACGCTTGACGGATGTTCGTGAACGTGTTGGTGGTATCTGTTTGGTGAtccacattggagatgccctaatatcCCTTGTATACGAGTAATTTATTTAGCTTTTTTGAAATTTATGGTGCAACTTCTTATTAACATGCCATGTTctggcctctttgattcgtaggattttgaaaacgtaggaataAGAAAAGTGTAGGGTTGGAGTGGCATGCCCATTTGAATCCTATAGAATTAGCGATGATTGTTTGATGTCacgggaaaaacaaaggaattgtaaaaagaggttggagtggatgttaaatttcctatgaaatgtagtagaaaagattccataggaaaaattcctatgggatcCAATCCTATGAATCGAAGGACCAatataggaaaaaatcctaagaacttcaatcctccagaaatcctataaaattcctttgaatcaaagaagcccttcaTGTGCTATCAAGACTGCAGAAAAGCAACTAGAATGGGCGGCTGCCAACCTGGCACCGCCAAAGCTTTCTCTCAAGAGGCGCGGCAAGGTGGCGTCCCAACCCCTAGTTTGTATAAGAGTGTTTGCATCGTTTGAACCTTTCAACACATGTCGGCACGTACAGCTCGTAGCTAGGAATAGTAGGCTACTGACAGCGAGGCGTGGTCAACCAAAGTTTAACCCGATCACGGTGATTTACGGCTGCTCATTCCATGGCCAGTGTAACACTTTTGACGAGAAAATCGTCTTCACTTTACGTAAAAAAAGTCGTATTCCAAGCTCtaattagagcatggttaatagtagaGCCAATTGTTGGTTATACGTAATAGCTATGTCATCAATAACCAACCTAAAAACCAACTTATATAATAGTTGGCTATAATATTTTACTACTTTATCACTATATGACCCATCTTTTTGTCTCAGAATACTTCTTGTAGCGCCTGCTACAGTTGGctagtacttcctctgtaaagaaatataagacgttttagatcactactttagtgatataaaacatcttatattcatttacagagggagtactagtttacagcccgcttctcttctttcttctccttttcctCTTCCAACTAAGTAAGAATATAATATTTAAATTCTTATAGTCTGCTTAATTACATCACCCTATTGTATTTGCTCTTGAAGCATGGTTCATAATATAGCCAACTGATGACtaacatgttgccatgtcatttataGCCAATGTAATAATCAACGTGTATAGTAATGGGCTACAAGAAGGTACTACTTTTCTATCACATGGCCCATCATACACTCTCACATAACTTCTTGGAGCCCGTGCTGCAGCCGGTTGTAGATCTACAGTCCACTTTTCTTCTCTATCCTCTTCTTTTTCATCCAATTCATCAAAGATATAATATATAAAGTCTTACAGTCCACTTATGtcaccttattatacttgctcttgcAGCATCTCCAACGTCGGCAGGTAAACCGCCTGCATACGTCCGGACCGCGGACATCATTCAACACGGTCCTGTAACGGTCTGCGGCGTGGTCCAAACATGTTTTCTCCTGCAAACTGAAGACAAACGTGgtgggctttgcgggagtccgtaCCGCTGCTACGCCGTTTCTGgccgccctggcccacccaaaccccTCCTCCCTCGCCTGCACGTGTTCCTAAAAATACTTGTATATGTACC
Proteins encoded in this window:
- the LOC123088267 gene encoding low temperature-induced protein lt101.2-like codes for the protein MGSETFVEILLAILLPPVGVFLRYGIGVEFWICLLLTVLGYIPGIIYAIFVLVA